A single window of Nyctibius grandis isolate bNycGra1 chromosome Z, bNycGra1.pri, whole genome shotgun sequence DNA harbors:
- the LOC137676840 gene encoding phorbol-12-myristate-13-acetate-induced protein 1-like, which translates to MMPGKTLRKAAPPAAPAEREAAAECALLLRRVGDKWDLRQKILNLLTKLFCPET; encoded by the exons ATGATGCCCGGCAAGACCCTGCGCAaggccgcgccgcccgccgctcccGCAG AGCGCGAGGCGGCGGCGGAGTGCGCCCTGCTGCTGCGCAGGGTCGGCGACAAGTGGGACCTGCGGCAGAAGATCCTGAACCTCCTCACAAAGCTCTTCTGCCCGGAAACGTGA